The Serinus canaria isolate serCan28SL12 chromosome Z, serCan2020, whole genome shotgun sequence genomic interval CAAAAATCCCAGTCACAAATGTTTCAGATCTTTGTTTATGAACTTTGTTTTGCCTGTCCATGAAGAATACTGTCTCAAGGTCAAAATACATGTAACTTTGTTCATATTCTTGTTctattgaaaattattttggtgttttaaaCACTGCGCAAGAAACCAGCTTTAGGTGACAACTGTAGTAAAATACAGGATGTATTTTTAGGAGTAAATGCCATTAAAGCACATGATTTATTTCAAGTAAAACATACTAAATATTTCAAGAGTATTGCatggttgttttccttttaattgtcttgaaattaaatacatatAATCAGTGCAGCAGATTATACAAGTTCCTGTGTTCCACTTGACTGTGTGACAAACAGGATTCCtcatccctctccctccctgttttGCTGATGATAGTACTTAGTAGGATGCATGATTCATGTTATACAGTAGAGACAGGGCAGCACACAACTCTAATGCATAAAATTGGCTTTAAGTTATTGCAATGAAAAAGAAcagtatgtttttctttctgcttccacTTAGTCATCTGACAATGCACCTGTAAATACTTATGGAACTTTTCTTCTCTAGTCACAGTTGTAGCCATTGGcagtaatatttttctcttctgcaggctgctctgACTCTTCCACGGAGACCACTTCTTCATTGTTCTACTGTGATTCCTGTGGTGGCTCTGACATTAAAGTTTATCATGCAGCTTTTCAGGCTTAAAGACTCATGGTGCTTTCTTCCCTGGATGTTGTTCATATCCTGGACTTCTCATCATGTCCGTGACGGGATTCGTCATGGCCTCTGGATCTGCCCGTTTGGAAAAACTCCTCCCTTGCCGTATTGGCTGTATGTGGCAATTACAGCATCTTTACCTCATCTCTGTTCATTTATTATGTATTTAACGGGCACTAGAGAATTAATGTCCATAAAACATGGAATCCGCATTGACGTATAGGAATAATGGCTTT includes:
- the TMEM267 gene encoding transmembrane protein 267, with product MVLVMASETEKAHALLQTFSTASVLSSLGLGIFCFVADRLLQFSFIQQNDWLRALSDNAVHGILGMWSWAIVVGLRKKSDFTEVTLAGFLASVIDVDHFFLAGSLSLKAALTLPRRPLLHCSTVIPVVALTLKFIMQLFRLKDSWCFLPWMLFISWTSHHVRDGIRHGLWICPFGKTPPLPYWLYVAITASLPHLCSFIMYLTGTRELMSIKHGIRIDV